From the genome of Leptodactylus fuscus isolate aLepFus1 chromosome 1, aLepFus1.hap2, whole genome shotgun sequence, one region includes:
- the LOC142196811 gene encoding G-protein coupled receptor 151-like, which yields MNRSLQISGSPDSSEVGSEVTVTLPLFLSLICVFGLAGNLLLILILLYELRKGRCSVVNCLLVSVGATDLLLLLFCIPVRIVTYAQQSWLFGGFVCKTTEWFLHSCLAVKSFTLAAIAQARLRHVLTPPKLLGFSRRHVGLVLISSWTVSLLLPLPHLLFTQLRMAKGGWTCSFDTPDYASSFMNVFSKIYPLLAYVLPMTFSFCCYLRALRRKERRNRVPGPRTLSRRVTSMLMSVSLAFDAMWLPEWIVWIWSRHSSYGLLQPPSALMILAQVVLFLNCTINPAVFLAVSDEFREGLKNIWTTCRQCDVSSPSREENGSSTIQSLHDLHSTSSHRASQDSRSKEEKILPDVEHFWQDRRNTSTGEENDPMPWEHQEKP from the coding sequence ATGAACCGCTCCCTGCAGATCTCCGGATCCCCGGACTCCTCTGAGGTCGGCTCGGAGGTGACGGTGACTCTTCCCCTCTTCTTGTCCCTCATCTGTGTCTTCGGCTTGGCCGGGAACCTTCtgctcatcctcatcctcctctacgAGCTGAGGAAGGGTCGGTGCTCGGTGGTGAACTGTCTGCTGgtcagtgtgggggccaccgACCTGCTGCTGCTCCTCTTCTGCATCCCGGTGCGCATTGTCACCTATGcccagcagtcctggctcttcggGGGCTTCGTCTGTAAGACCACCGAGTGGTTCCTGCACAGCTGCCTGGCAGTCAAGAGCTTCACCCTGGCAGCCATCGCCCAAGCCCGCCTCAGGCATGTGCTGACCCCTCCCAAGCTGCTGGGTTTCAGCAGGAGACATGTGGGGCTGGTGCTGATCAGCTCCTGGACTGTGTCCCTGCTGCTGCCCCTTCCTCACCTGCTCTTCACTCAGCTCAGGATGGCCAAGGGGGGCTGGACCTGTAGCTTTGATACCCCGGAttatgcctccagtttcatgaatGTCTTCAGTAAGATCTACCCCCTGCTGGCCTATGTGCTGCCCATGACCTTCTCCTTCTGCTGCTACCTGAGGGCTCTgaggaggaaggagaggaggaaccGGGTGCCCGGCCCCCGCACCCTGAGCCGTAGGGTCACCTCCATGCTGATGAGTGTCAGCCTGGCGTTTGATGCCATGTGGCTCCCTGAGTGGATCGTGTGGATCTGGTCCAGGCACAGCAGCTATGGCCTCCTGCAACCGCCCAGTGCCCTCATGATCCTGGCCCAGGTGGTCTTGTTCTTGAATTGCACCATTAACCCTGCGGTTTTTCTGGCCGTGTCTGATGAGTTCAGAGAAGGGCTGAAGAACATCTGGACCACGTGCAGACAGTGCGATGTTTCCAGCCCCTCCAGAGAAGAGAACGGCTCCAGCACGATTCAGTCCTTGCACGACTTACACTCCACGTCTTCTCACCGAGCATCTCAAGACTCCAGGTCAAAGGAGGAGAAAATCCTTCCAGATGTGGAACATTTCTGGCAGGACCGCAGGAACACCTCAACCGGGGAGGAAAACGACCCCATGCCCTGGGAACACCAGGAGAAACCCTAA